Proteins from one Cicer arietinum cultivar CDC Frontier isolate Library 1 chromosome 3, Cicar.CDCFrontier_v2.0, whole genome shotgun sequence genomic window:
- the LOC140919722 gene encoding uncharacterized protein — MSYEGSKKIQEENVDILVIKYELFKVEEDEGIKTMFSRFQTLVSGLKILQKSYTTIDHVKKILSIPSNWGSKITSIQELKDLNSLKLEELRSSLRLHEIQAEESSEDNNIIRG; from the coding sequence ATGAGTTATGAAGGAAGCAAAAAAATTCAAGAAGAAAATGTCGACATCTTAGTCATaaagtatgagttgttcaaggtggaagaagatgaaggcaTTAAAACAATGTTTTCTAGATTCCAGACTTTGGTATCAGGATTAAAGATACTTCAGAAGAGTTATACTACTATTGATCATGTGAAGAAGATACTAAGCATTCCAAGCAACTGGGGATCTAAGATCACTTCCATTCAAGAATTAAAGGATTTGAATAGTCTTAAGCTGGAAGAATTAAGAAGCTCTCTCAGATTACATGAAATCCAAGCAGAAGAAAGTTCTGAAGACAACAACATAATTAGAGGATGA